The proteins below come from a single Corynebacterium glyciniphilum AJ 3170 genomic window:
- a CDS encoding FecCD family ABC transporter permease yields MAALSVILLVTVVLAVGVGPVSISPLDSTRILSHHLFGTALDIPDGTDLSRHDAVIWTIRMPRAVLAATVGAGLAVAGVILQATVRNILADPYVLGVNSGASVGAAAAILTGVGAGFGDYALQTSAFLGATVASLIVFGVARSAGRITATRLIMAGIAVGYALSAVTSFMIFASDSAESSRSVMFWLLGSLGLASWSGPLAAVVSIVLLVTAVLLVIAPRMDALAAGDDTALTLGIHPDRLRGLLLILSCLLVGTVVAMAGSIGFVGLVVPHLARRLVGSAHRSVVPVAAVLGAILLCWADIGSRTLLAPQEIPVGIITAIVGAPFLLLLVHRMHQGASA; encoded by the coding sequence ATGGCAGCCCTCTCCGTCATTCTTCTCGTGACCGTGGTGCTGGCCGTCGGGGTTGGCCCGGTCTCCATTTCCCCGCTCGATTCAACCCGCATCCTCTCCCACCATCTGTTCGGCACCGCCCTCGACATACCGGACGGCACCGACCTCTCCCGCCACGACGCGGTGATCTGGACAATCCGGATGCCCCGCGCCGTCCTCGCCGCCACGGTCGGCGCAGGCCTCGCCGTCGCCGGCGTCATCCTGCAGGCCACCGTCCGCAACATCCTCGCCGACCCCTACGTCCTCGGCGTGAACTCCGGCGCCTCGGTCGGGGCCGCCGCCGCGATCCTCACCGGTGTCGGCGCCGGCTTCGGCGACTACGCACTGCAGACCAGCGCCTTCCTCGGCGCCACCGTAGCCTCCCTCATCGTCTTCGGCGTCGCCCGCTCCGCAGGGCGCATCACCGCCACCCGCCTGATCATGGCCGGCATCGCCGTGGGCTACGCCCTGTCCGCGGTGACCAGCTTCATGATCTTCGCCTCCGACTCGGCGGAATCCTCCCGGTCGGTGATGTTCTGGCTGCTGGGATCTCTGGGGCTGGCGTCCTGGTCCGGCCCGTTGGCCGCCGTAGTCAGCATCGTCCTGCTCGTCACAGCAGTACTCCTCGTCATCGCCCCGCGGATGGACGCCCTGGCCGCCGGGGACGACACCGCCCTGACCCTGGGCATTCACCCGGATCGTCTGCGCGGCCTTCTCCTGATTCTGTCGTGCCTGCTCGTCGGCACGGTCGTGGCGATGGCCGGATCCATCGGATTCGTCGGCCTCGTCGTCCCCCACCTTGCCCGGAGACTCGTCGGCAGTGCACACCGCTCCGTCGTCCCTGTCGCCGCCGTGCTCGGCGCGATCCTGCTGTGCTGGGCCGACATCGGCTCACGCACACTGCTCGCCCCGCAGGAAATCCCCGTCGGCATCATCACCGCCATCGTCGGTGCCCCGTTCCTCCTCCTGCTCGTCCACCGCATGCACCAGGGAGCCTCCGCATGA